The Pontibacter sp. SGAir0037 DNA segment AATAAAAAGAGCAACAACAAGGGCGAAGAAGCTTTTCATAAGGGTAGTGTGGCCGTAAGTGGCCCTGAAGCATAAAGTTATTTAACTAGTTATGCACAAACAACAGTAAACAAAAATTTAATATAAAAATCGCTATATTTATTTTATCAGTTGTTGATCAGCCGTAGAAAAAGAAAGTAAAGCGCTTACTTTTTCATACACTACATACCACCAAAAAATCGTTATTCCCAATTCTTTCCAAATTCAGGTAGTTGCTTTGCTGTATAAACTAAATTTTTATACAGATGAAAAAGCACATTTTAATTATCCCGGCAATAGTTTTATTCTTTTCTAACCTGGCCCTGGCACAGGATATTCCGCAAAGCCAGGTACCTTCGGTTATACTGAACAACTTTAAGAAAGACTTTCCTAAAGCCAGCGACGTGGAATGGGAGAAAGAAGGCGACCTGTATCATGTGGAGTTCGAAACAGGCTGGAATACCGATCATGAAATCTGGTACCAGCCATCAGGTTCCGTTAGCAAACTCAAAGAAGATATTACCCGGAAAGAACTTCCGAAAGAAGTAATTAACAGGATCAACTCCGATTTTAAAGGCTACAGCCTGGATGACCTGGAGCGCATACGCACGGGTGCCGAAACTGTTTATAAAGTAGAGCTTAGCTCATTCACCAAGCAAGACCTGGAGGTGGTGCTGGATGCAAAAGGTAGTGTGTTAAACCAAAAAGCGGATTA contains these protein-coding regions:
- a CDS encoding PepSY-like domain-containing protein, producing the protein MKKHILIIPAIVLFFSNLALAQDIPQSQVPSVILNNFKKDFPKASDVEWEKEGDLYHVEFETGWNTDHEIWYQPSGSVSKLKEDITRKELPKEVINRINSDFKGYSLDDLERIRTGAETVYKVELSSFTKQDLEVVLDAKGSVLNQKAD